One part of the Clarias gariepinus isolate MV-2021 ecotype Netherlands chromosome 24, CGAR_prim_01v2, whole genome shotgun sequence genome encodes these proteins:
- the ehd2a gene encoding EH domain-containing protein 2: MASKEVKNRGMKSLKEVQTVTEGLKLLYRHKLLPLEKYYGFSDFHSPSLEDADFNNKPMILVMGQCSTGKTTFIRYLLEQDYPGGRIGPEPTTDCFTALMHRDVEGLIPGNALVMDSNKPFRTLSYFGNTFLNRFQCVHLPNQVLESLSIIDTPGILSSTKQRMSRGYDFTAVLRWFAEHVDLIILLCDAHKLELSDEFSRSIVALRGHEDKLRVLLNKSDMVDSQQLMRVYGALMWTLGKVTWSPEVPRVYTGSFWSSPFRTSENRVLFEKEEEDLFNEIQNLPRNSALRKLNDLVKRARLVRCHAYIVSFLKEEMPLFRRDNKKRDLIYDLSFIFSRIQQRHQIPAGDFPDCAKMQERLMDRDFTKFKNLKPKHMAGLDELLMADITKLMPLLRQEELVAAEQPGVQGGLLPVTNRSPFFEGNPFYYSGANGEWEEIAEGPWVVSKDKPKYDEIFYNLSPQDGKLSGIKVKDWMISTRLPNSVLSRIWKLSDVDGDGMLDDEEFALANHLIEAKLEGYGLPPKLPADLVPPSKRRRNE; this comes from the exons ATGGCTTCCAAAGAAGTTAAAAATAGGGGCATGAAATCTCTCAAAGAAGTCCAGACAGTCACAGAGGGGTTGAAGCTTCTCTACCGACACAAGTTGCTTCCTTTGGAGAAGTATTATGGCTTCTCAGACTTTCACTCTCCCAGTCTGGAAGATGCAGACTTTAACAACAAGCCTATGATTCTGGTGATGGGTCAGTGCTCGACAGGAAAGACGACCTTCATCAG gtaTCTTCTTGAACAAGACTATCCCGGAGGTAGAATTGGGCCTGAACCTACAACCGACTGTTTCACTGCTCTCATGCACAGGGATGTTGAGGGACTGATCCCGGGCAATGCTCTTGTTATGGACTCCAACAAACCTTTCCGCACGCTCAGCTATTTTGGCAACACCTTCCTTAACCG GTTCCAGTGTGTGCACTTGCCGAATCAGGTCTTAGAAAGTCTCAGCATCATTGACACACCAGGAATTTTATCCAGCACTAAGCAAAGAATGAGCAGAG GCTATGATTTCACAGCCGTCCTCCGTTGGTTCGCTGAGCATGTGGACCTCATCATCCTCCTGTGTGATGCCCACAAACTGGAGCTCTCGGACGAGTTCTCTCGCTCCATCGTGGCCCTACGTGGACATGAAGACAAGCTGCGCGTGCTGCTCAACAAATCCGACATGGTGGACTCTCAGCAGCTGATGCGAGTTTATGGTGCGCTCATGTGGACCCTGGGCAAAGTCACGTGGTCCCCAGAAGTTCCAAGGGTCTACACTGGCTCCTTTTGGTCCTCTCCGTTCAGGACATCAGAGAACCGTGTGCTATTTgagaaggaggaagaagacCTCTTTAATGAGATCCAGAACCTGCCTCGCAATTCGGCCCTGAGGAAACTGAATGACCTGGTGAAGAGGGCACGACTTGTGAGG TGCCATGCTTACATCGTTAGCTTCCTGAAGGAGGAAATGCCCTTGTTTCGTCGAGATAACAAAAAACGGGACCTGATTTATGACCTTTCGTTCATTTTCTCACGAATCCAACAGAGGCATCAGATCCCTGCTGGAGATTTTCCTGATTGTGCAAAGATGCAG GAGCGACTTATGGATCGTGACTTCACCaagtttaaaaatctaaaaccgAAACACATGGCAGGTCTGGATGAGCTTCTGATGGCTGACATCACCAAGCTGATGCCACTTCTGCGCCAAGAGGAACTCGTGGCAGCTGAGCAGCCTGGTGTCCAAGGTGGTCTCTTACCCGTAACAAATAGAAGCCCCTTTTTTGAAGGCAACCCATTCTATTATTCAGGGGCCAACGGTGAGTGGGAGGAGATCGCTGAAGGACCTTGGGTGGTCTCCAAAGACAAGCCCAAATATGATGAGATCTTCTACAACCTGAGCCCTCAGGATGGCAAGCTGAGCGGGATCAAAGTGAAGGACTGGATGATCAGCACCCGGCTGCCAAACTCGGTCCTTAGCCGGATTTGGAAGCTGTCGGATGTGGACGGAGACGGCATGCTAGATGATGAAGAGTTCGCTTTGGCCAACCACCTTATTGAGGCAAAGTTAGAGGGCTACGGGCTTCCTCCCAAGCTTCCTGCTGACCTGGTGCCGCCATCTAAAAGAAGACGCAATGAATGA